One Anomalospiza imberbis isolate Cuckoo-Finch-1a 21T00152 chromosome 37, ASM3175350v1, whole genome shotgun sequence DNA window includes the following coding sequences:
- the LOC137464177 gene encoding LOW QUALITY PROTEIN: class II histocompatibility antigen, B-L beta chain-like (The sequence of the model RefSeq protein was modified relative to this genomic sequence to represent the inferred CDS: inserted 1 base in 1 codon; substituted 1 base at 1 genomic stop codon), with protein sequence MGRVAAAGAVLVALVVLGAPPAAGAELSGVFQYVGKSECQFMNGTEKVRYLSRFIYNREQYAMFDCDVGHFLGFTPYGETAARYWNSDPDVMEQKRAAADWLCRYNHEYLSPFLTERGVSPSVPISLVPSSSQPGXCSVMDFXPAHTQLRWFQGQQELSVVATDMVPNKDWIYQLLVLLETPPWRRLTCSCQVEHVSLEHPLSWHWEMPLDAARSKMLSGIGGSELGFIFLALGLSF encoded by the exons atggggcgagtggcggcagctggggccgtactggtggcactggtggtgctgggagcccccccggctgcgggcgcggagctct caggggtgtTCCAGTACGTGGGAAAGTCCGAGTGCCAGTTCATGAACGGCACGGAGAAGGTGAGGTACCTGAGCAGGTTCATCTACAATCGGGAGCAGTACGCGATGTTCGACTGCGACGTGGGGCACTTTTTGGGGTTCACCCCCTATggggagacagcagccaggtatTGGAACAGCGACCCAGACGTTATGGAGCAAAAAAGGGCTGCGGCGGACTGGCTGTGCCGGTACAACCACGAGTATCTCAGCCCGTTCCTCACGGAGCGCGGAG tgtccccaagcgTGCCCATCTCGCTGGTGCCCTCGAGCTCCCAGCCCG GTTGCTCTGTGATGGATTTCTAACCTGCccacacccagctgaggtggttccagggccagcaggagctctctgtggtGGCCACCGACATGGTCCCCAACAAGGACTGGATCTACCAGCTCCTGGTGTTACTGGAAACACCCCCCTGGCGCAggctcacctgcagctgccaggtggagcacgtcagcctggagcaccccctgagctggcactggg AGATGCCACTGGATGCCGCCCGCAGCAAGATGCTGTCAGGGATCGGGGGCTCCGAGTTGGGCTTCATCTTCCTGGCGCTGGGGCTCAGCTTCTAG